A genomic region of Prionailurus bengalensis isolate Pbe53 chromosome D1, Fcat_Pben_1.1_paternal_pri, whole genome shotgun sequence contains the following coding sequences:
- the LOC122482748 gene encoding olfactory receptor 5D18-like → MALDEGNQSSVTIFILLGFSEYPHLQAPLFLMFLTIYTVTLVGNLGIIVVVRINPKLHTPMYFFLSHLSFLDICYSSVFTPKLLEILVMEDRSISFKACMVQFFFVCAFVITEMFMLAVMAYDRFVAVCNPLLYTVAMSRKLCALLVAGTYVWGGICSLTLTYSLLELSFCGPNIIHHFGCEYSAILSLSCSDPSFSQRMCLVISTFNEACSLLIILASYIFIVVTIVKMPSTGGLQKAFSTCASHLTTITIFHGIILLLYCVPNSKSSWLLVKVATVFFTVMIPMLNPLIYSLRNKDVKDTARKLIHTKLLSHSM, encoded by the coding sequence ATGGCACTGGATGAGGGAAATCAGAGCTCTGTGACTATATTTATCCTCCTGGGTTTCTCGGAGTACCCACacctccaggcacccctcttcctcaTGTTCTTGACCATCTACACAGTCACTCTGGTGGGAAACCTGGGCATCATTGTGGTTGTAAGGATCAACCCCAAACTCCACAcacccatgtactttttcctcagTCATCTATCCTTTTTGGATATTTGTTATTCCAGTGTATTTACACCAAAACTTCTAGAGATCTTGGTCATGGAAGACAGAAGTATCTCCTTCAAAGCATGCATggtgcaatttttttttgtttgtgcgTTTGTGATTACAGAAATGTTCATGTTAGCGGTTATGGCCTATGACCGGTTTGTGGCTGTTTGCAACCCCCTGCTCTACACAGTGGCTATGTCTCGGAAACTCTGTGCCCTCTTGGTAGCTGGAACCTATGTATGGGGTGGAATATGTTCCCTGACACTCACATACTCTCTTTTGGAACTATCCTTCTGTGGTCCCAACATTATACATCACTTTGGCTGTGAGTATTCTGCCATCCTTTCTTTATCCTGCTCTGACCCCTCCTTTAGTCAGAGGATGTGTTTAGTCATTTCTACATTCAATGAGGCTTGTAGCCTCCTGATTATCCTCGCCTCCTATATTTTTATAGTTGTCACCATAGTCAAGATGCCATCTACTGGAGGACTCCAGAAAGCCTTCTCTACCTGTGCCTCCCACCTGACCACCATCACCATCTTCCATGGGATCATCCTTCTTCTCTACTGTGTGCCCAACTCCAAAAGCTCGTGGCTCCTGGTCAAAGTGGCCACTGTGTTTTTTACTGTCATGATCCCCATGTTGAACCCTCTTATTTACAGTCTTAGgaacaaagatgtgaaagacaCAGCCAGAAAGTTAATTCATACCAAACTGCTTTCTCACTCAATGtaa